A single genomic interval of Lewinellaceae bacterium harbors:
- a CDS encoding HlyD family efflux transporter periplasmic adaptor subunit — MRSTDFKRRNNPIEILQEIRPNKRKVNWDRLLYLTILIMGLAYIGFYTVRMMTTVEGEGQVRFKKLDIQFTSDVQIIEIKRFEGDSVQPGDTLFWYLDEDMTKFVQINNQTIKTPSTQWIDQDRLNTRRKIELLLIDLKQFQDMEALNKSEKDRIKKEIMLDIYSADKLDMYSHRDIEYSSQITSIKKEISLQQEYMAWLDQQEAQINILAANASATAIPDWRSQLKAYVSPIRGTITQILKENYEVAVQGDVVMSIHKPSNLFIKVFYEQKDLRKLHEGDIVHIEFPDGTTSEGVLQRFYYATFELPEEFQKKYEPVTRSIAADIIPLDEIEREKWRPFYKMNVSVYKRVITL, encoded by the coding sequence ATGCGGAGTACCGATTTTAAACGACGAAATAATCCGATCGAGATCCTGCAGGAAATCCGTCCCAACAAACGCAAAGTCAATTGGGACCGGTTACTGTATTTGACGATCCTGATTATGGGGCTTGCATATATAGGGTTTTATACGGTCCGCATGATGACCACGGTCGAAGGGGAGGGTCAGGTAAGATTTAAGAAACTTGATATCCAGTTTACCTCTGATGTGCAGATCATTGAGATCAAACGATTTGAAGGTGACTCCGTTCAGCCGGGTGATACCCTGTTCTGGTATCTGGATGAGGACATGACCAAATTTGTCCAGATAAACAATCAAACCATTAAAACTCCTAGTACCCAATGGATCGACCAGGATCGCTTAAATACCCGCCGGAAAATTGAACTCCTTCTGATTGACCTGAAGCAGTTTCAGGATATGGAAGCGCTTAATAAGTCTGAGAAGGACCGGATTAAAAAGGAGATTATGCTTGATATCTATTCGGCAGACAAGCTGGATATGTATAGTCACCGTGATATCGAATATTCAAGCCAGATTACCAGTATAAAAAAAGAGATCAGTCTGCAGCAGGAATATATGGCCTGGCTCGATCAGCAAGAGGCCCAAATAAATATCCTGGCTGCCAATGCCTCCGCAACTGCCATCCCGGACTGGAGAAGTCAGCTTAAGGCGTACGTGAGCCCGATCCGGGGAACCATCACTCAGATCCTGAAAGAAAATTACGAGGTGGCAGTCCAGGGTGATGTTGTCATGTCGATCCATAAACCAAGCAATTTGTTCATTAAGGTGTTTTATGAACAAAAGGACCTCAGGAAACTCCATGAAGGCGATATCGTGCACATTGAATTTCCTGACGGGACTACCAGTGAGGGAGTTTTGCAACGATTCTACTATGCCACCTTTGAATTACCTGAAGAATTTCAGAAGAAGTATGAGCCGGTTACCAGGAGTATAGCGGCGGATATAATACCATTGGATGAGATTGAACGCGAAAAATGGCGGCCTTTTTATAAGATGAATGTTTCGGTCTATAAAAGGGTGATCACTTTGTAG
- the mqnE gene encoding aminofutalosine synthase MqnE codes for MQPSIMTSLAQSAKDRAIAEKVYAGERINDVEGIYLFEEAPLGFTASLANFVREKKQGNQTFFNRNFHIEPTNVCIYTCAFCSYSRLIKNREDGWEYTMEDMLTMVKAYDDQPVTEVHIVGGVLPQYDVTFYETLFRKIKAHRPELHIKALTPVEYHYIFKKEKISYEEGMRRMKEAGLDSMPGGGAEIFHPEIRDKIAKDKCNADQWLRIHEIWHELGGRSNATILYGHIEKYEHRVDHMRRLRELQDQTGGFQTFIPLKFRNKDNEMSNLPEVSVVEDLKNYAVSRIYLDNFDHVKAYWPMIGRTTAQMALAYGVDDLDGTIDDTTKIYSMAGSEERNPSLTTKQLAQLIIQAGRQPVERDTLYHVVKTFTDADVEERWRGYLDLPVTNNPA; via the coding sequence ATGCAGCCATCGATCATGACCTCTTTGGCACAATCTGCGAAGGATCGTGCCATAGCTGAGAAAGTATACGCAGGAGAACGGATCAACGATGTGGAAGGAATATACCTCTTTGAGGAGGCTCCGCTGGGATTCACCGCTTCACTGGCCAATTTTGTCCGGGAGAAAAAACAAGGCAATCAGACCTTCTTCAACCGGAACTTCCATATTGAACCGACCAATGTTTGTATTTACACCTGTGCTTTTTGTTCCTATTCCCGGCTAATCAAGAACCGGGAGGACGGTTGGGAATATACGATGGAGGATATGCTCACTATGGTCAAAGCATACGATGACCAGCCGGTGACAGAGGTGCATATCGTTGGTGGTGTATTGCCGCAATATGATGTTACATTTTATGAAACGCTGTTTCGCAAGATCAAGGCCCATCGTCCGGAATTACACATCAAAGCACTGACACCAGTCGAATACCATTACATCTTCAAGAAAGAAAAAATCAGCTATGAAGAGGGAATGCGGCGTATGAAAGAAGCAGGACTGGATTCCATGCCTGGTGGAGGCGCCGAGATTTTTCATCCGGAAATACGTGATAAAATAGCCAAGGATAAATGCAATGCCGACCAGTGGCTGCGCATCCATGAGATTTGGCATGAGTTAGGCGGGCGATCGAACGCGACCATTCTCTATGGTCACATCGAAAAATACGAACACCGCGTCGATCACATGCGCCGGTTGCGTGAATTACAGGATCAGACCGGTGGGTTCCAAACCTTCATCCCGTTAAAATTCAGGAACAAAGACAACGAGATGTCCAATCTGCCGGAAGTATCGGTGGTAGAGGACCTGAAGAACTATGCCGTCTCACGCATCTATCTGGACAATTTTGATCACGTCAAAGCTTACTGGCCCATGATCGGGAGGACAACTGCCCAGATGGCATTGGCTTATGGTGTTGACGATCTTGACGGTACGATTGACGACACGACCAAAATTTATTCCATGGCCGGCTCCGAAGAGCGTAATCCAAGTCTTACCACCAAACAACTGGCCCAGCTGATCATTCAGGCAGGTCGCCAGCCGGTTGAGCGGGATACCCTTTATCATGTGGTTAAGACCTTTACGGATGCTGACGTGGAGGAACGCTGGCGTGGCTACCTCGATCTTCCGGTGACCAACAACCCGGCGTAA
- a CDS encoding glycosyltransferase, which translates to MLSICIPIYRYPVRPLILALQKEIQENDLPCELICTDDGSGQDTLDQNDFLINDPTIRYEQLPHNIGRSAIRNHLAQQSTMPYLLFLDVDVMPSYPDFLRRYLHDLTSSTVVYGGTVYATSPPSDPQKRFHWRYGHAKEQIPSYKRNQDEYRTFKTNNFVVQRNYFLTNPLDESLVGYGHEDSLFAYRCARQGVRIRHFDNPIVHLGLENQSVLITKLESSLDNLYRLHQQNELPTTPLEAVFKPGALRWLSGQLNGLLPVIRAKLNSDPNAPMILLDLYKLIYLRDHELHAGA; encoded by the coding sequence ATGCTTAGTATTTGCATCCCAATATATCGATATCCGGTACGTCCTTTGATCCTGGCCCTTCAGAAAGAAATCCAGGAAAATGACCTGCCCTGTGAGCTGATTTGCACCGACGATGGCTCCGGTCAGGATACGCTTGATCAAAATGATTTTTTGATAAACGACCCAACGATCCGGTATGAACAATTACCCCATAATATCGGTAGGTCGGCCATCCGTAATCATCTGGCGCAACAGAGCACCATGCCCTATCTGCTTTTTCTGGACGTCGATGTAATGCCCAGTTATCCGGACTTCCTCCGGCGTTATCTGCACGATCTCACATCATCCACCGTTGTTTATGGAGGAACCGTTTACGCAACATCACCACCCTCTGATCCACAGAAGCGGTTTCACTGGAGGTATGGCCACGCTAAGGAACAGATTCCCTCATACAAAAGGAATCAGGACGAATACCGCACCTTTAAGACCAACAATTTTGTAGTCCAGCGCAACTATTTTTTAACCAATCCATTGGATGAATCACTGGTCGGTTACGGTCACGAAGATTCTTTGTTCGCTTACCGGTGTGCCAGGCAGGGCGTACGCATCCGCCACTTTGACAATCCCATTGTGCATCTTGGACTCGAGAACCAATCGGTCTTAATTACTAAACTGGAATCGTCACTAGATAACCTGTATCGCCTGCATCAACAGAATGAATTGCCGACAACTCCCCTGGAGGCTGTATTCAAGCCAGGGGCATTACGATGGTTAAGCGGACAGTTGAATGGATTGCTACCTGTGATACGTGCTAAGCTTAACTCGGACCCTAACGCACCCATGATCCTGCTCGATCTGTATAAGCTGATTTATCTCAGGGATCACGAACTACATGCCGGTGCCTAG
- a CDS encoding TonB-dependent receptor yields the protein MHRTIRTTLTIVLTLWFAILWSQTGIIRGKVVDAYSRDPIPFATIQVVGTTTGEISDENGDFVLSNLQPGVYDLKISFLGYKEKYIYQLKVTNSQPAMVEVTMEAATENLQEVVVQASPFNKTEESPVSLRTIGTEEIKRSPGGNRDISRVIQSLPGVTSTVSFRNDLIIRGGAPNENRFYLDGVEVPNINHFATQGASGGPAGIINVDFIREVDFYASAFPATEGNALSSIFNFKQKDGRNDRLGLTTTVGASDLGLTLEGPLGDKTTFIASARRSYLQFLFRALDLPFLPIYSDFQTKVKHKIDDKNEIYFVGLGAIDDFKLNLDANKTEQQQFLLQVLPVQKQWNYTNGLVYKHFGKRGFSTFVLSRNMLDNQFVKYRDNDESNEDNLIIRYHSQEIENKFRFEHTTRAGDWKWTYGSGLEWVKYNNRTFNKIFTSSGPEDINYSSDLQFAKYAFFTQLSRSWNNDRITLSGGARLDGNGYNASMRNPFHQFSPRIALSVGLTKSLFFNANTGIYYQLPPYTLMGYRENGNLVNQLPGKYIRNTHAVTGLEYNLNAHTKITLEGFFKWYSNYPLLLRDGISLANIGGDFGIIGNEPALPESQGKSYGLELLLQQRFYKGWYGILAYTLGKSEFTNGNGSLAPSSWDARHIINLTGGKKFAGNWEMGMRWRFQSGIPYTPFSEASSLVENWDRNNSGIFDYSRINTMRYKAINTLDIRLDKQWFFAKWSLNLYLDVQNVFGNAVGRDQLILDRPLDADNTPIGPPIIINPDAPFAEQRYRVKTINDATGQVLPTIGLVIGI from the coding sequence ATGCATAGGACGATCCGTACAACGCTGACCATTGTGCTGACCTTGTGGTTTGCGATTCTTTGGAGTCAAACCGGAATCATCCGGGGAAAGGTTGTAGATGCATACAGCCGGGATCCTATCCCTTTTGCTACCATCCAGGTGGTGGGTACCACCACGGGTGAAATATCCGACGAAAACGGTGACTTTGTGCTATCCAATCTTCAGCCTGGGGTCTATGATTTGAAGATCAGTTTTCTTGGCTACAAGGAGAAGTACATTTATCAACTCAAAGTCACAAATTCCCAACCTGCAATGGTAGAGGTGACCATGGAAGCAGCTACGGAAAATCTTCAGGAAGTGGTGGTACAAGCCAGTCCATTCAACAAAACAGAAGAAAGTCCGGTGTCCTTACGGACCATTGGTACCGAGGAGATCAAGCGGAGCCCGGGAGGTAACCGGGATATATCCCGCGTTATCCAAAGTTTGCCCGGGGTAACTTCAACAGTATCCTTCCGCAATGACCTGATCATCCGGGGAGGGGCACCCAATGAAAACCGGTTTTACCTTGATGGTGTTGAGGTGCCTAATATTAACCATTTCGCTACCCAGGGTGCATCGGGAGGACCGGCTGGCATCATCAACGTTGACTTTATCCGTGAGGTTGATTTTTATGCCAGTGCATTTCCGGCCACGGAAGGAAATGCTTTAAGCTCCATTTTTAACTTCAAACAAAAAGACGGCAGAAATGACCGGTTGGGACTTACCACCACGGTGGGAGCCAGTGACCTGGGACTTACTCTGGAAGGCCCGCTTGGGGATAAGACAACGTTCATTGCATCGGCACGAAGATCCTACCTGCAATTTTTGTTTCGTGCGCTGGACCTACCTTTCCTGCCGATCTATTCCGATTTTCAAACCAAGGTGAAGCATAAAATCGACGATAAAAATGAAATCTATTTCGTGGGTTTAGGAGCGATCGATGACTTTAAGCTGAACCTTGATGCCAACAAAACCGAGCAGCAACAATTTCTACTACAGGTCTTGCCGGTCCAGAAGCAGTGGAACTATACCAATGGTCTCGTCTACAAACATTTTGGAAAACGGGGCTTTTCAACATTTGTCCTTTCACGAAATATGTTGGATAACCAATTCGTGAAATACCGGGATAATGATGAAAGCAATGAAGACAATCTCATCATCCGGTACCACAGTCAGGAAATAGAGAACAAATTCCGGTTTGAACATACGACCCGGGCCGGTGACTGGAAATGGACCTACGGTAGTGGTCTGGAGTGGGTGAAATACAATAATCGCACCTTCAATAAAATCTTTACCAGCTCGGGGCCCGAAGACATCAATTATTCCAGTGACCTGCAGTTTGCCAAATACGCTTTCTTTACTCAGCTGTCCCGCAGTTGGAACAACGATCGAATCACCTTAAGTGGCGGCGCCCGGCTGGATGGCAATGGCTACAATGCCAGTATGCGCAATCCATTCCATCAGTTTTCACCGCGAATTGCCTTATCGGTAGGATTGACCAAATCGTTATTTTTTAATGCGAATACCGGTATCTATTATCAGTTGCCACCTTACACACTGATGGGATATCGTGAAAATGGAAACCTGGTAAATCAGCTACCAGGTAAATACATCCGCAACACCCATGCCGTCACCGGGTTGGAATACAACCTCAATGCACATACAAAAATTACACTTGAGGGCTTCTTCAAATGGTATTCGAACTATCCATTGCTGCTCAGGGATGGTATTTCACTGGCAAACATTGGTGGAGATTTTGGAATCATAGGCAACGAGCCGGCGCTACCGGAAAGCCAAGGGAAAAGTTATGGGTTGGAATTGTTATTGCAGCAACGCTTTTACAAAGGATGGTACGGTATTCTGGCTTACACCCTGGGTAAAAGTGAATTTACTAATGGAAATGGGAGCCTTGCACCTTCTTCCTGGGATGCACGACATATCATCAACCTGACAGGAGGAAAGAAATTTGCGGGCAACTGGGAAATGGGGATGCGCTGGCGCTTTCAATCCGGGATTCCCTACACGCCTTTCTCGGAAGCATCAAGCCTGGTTGAAAACTGGGACCGGAACAACAGCGGTATTTTTGATTACTCGAGGATCAATACCATGCGCTATAAAGCCATCAATACCCTGGACATTCGTCTGGATAAACAGTGGTTTTTCGCAAAATGGTCGTTAAACCTTTATCTGGATGTCCAGAATGTATTCGGCAATGCCGTAGGCCGGGATCAACTGATACTGGACCGGCCACTGGACGCAGATAATACGCCGATAGGACCTCCGATCATCATCAATCCGGACGCGCCTTTTGCTGAACAGCGTTACCGGGTCAAAACCATCAATGATGCCACCGGTCAGGTCTTGCCCACCATTGGCCTCGTCATCGGGATCTAG
- a CDS encoding glycosyltransferase: MVDPFEFIRYWQLAGWEKFLRVFWFFFLFEFTRYVLIDYLVLIFYYLKRKVHKSDWEDARTALHLEQPLVSVIVPGKNEGKHLFKLVKSLSEQTYQNLELIVVDDGSDDQTALIGRDLERNGLIDLFLSNKVRGGKASGANAALTYAKGKYIVHLDADCSFDRDAVEEVLLPFYYDPKIGAVGGNLEVRNHEESIATTLQAIEYLKVILTGRMVTSTLGIYRIISGAFGAFRADILHRLGGWDIGPGLDGDITVKIRKLGYRVYFQPSAHGLTSVPNTFQKLAKQRLRWDKSIIRFRVRKHRDIFYPNEQFRFSNFFSSLENIGYNVVMNIKWFIYLIDIVVNFSGLIKFILPMNILLYSAANFVQFSAIMLIVQKPKEKRKLILYLPLMVFYTGYFLRIVRTMAHFKELFFLASYKDPWNPYKSSRMAKQLGI; encoded by the coding sequence ATGGTAGATCCGTTTGAGTTCATTCGCTACTGGCAGCTTGCTGGTTGGGAGAAGTTCTTACGGGTATTCTGGTTCTTCTTTCTGTTCGAGTTTACCAGGTATGTACTGATCGATTATCTGGTCCTTATATTTTATTACTTAAAAAGGAAAGTGCATAAATCGGACTGGGAGGATGCGCGTACGGCGCTGCACCTGGAACAGCCACTGGTATCGGTCATTGTGCCTGGAAAAAATGAAGGCAAACACCTGTTCAAACTGGTCAAGTCACTGTCCGAGCAGACCTATCAGAACCTGGAACTGATTGTGGTAGATGATGGATCGGATGATCAAACCGCATTGATAGGACGAGATCTGGAGCGAAATGGATTGATCGATTTGTTTTTATCCAATAAGGTACGGGGAGGCAAAGCTTCCGGGGCGAATGCAGCCTTAACCTACGCAAAAGGGAAGTACATTGTTCACCTGGATGCCGATTGTTCCTTCGATCGTGATGCAGTAGAAGAAGTGCTGCTGCCTTTTTACTACGACCCGAAGATTGGTGCAGTAGGGGGTAATCTGGAAGTTCGTAACCATGAGGAAAGCATTGCCACTACACTGCAGGCAATCGAATATCTAAAAGTGATCCTGACCGGAAGAATGGTGACTTCTACCCTGGGTATCTACCGGATCATCTCGGGAGCCTTTGGGGCCTTTCGTGCCGATATATTACATCGCCTTGGAGGATGGGACATCGGACCCGGACTTGACGGTGACATCACGGTAAAGATTCGTAAACTGGGCTACCGGGTTTATTTCCAACCTTCGGCTCACGGTCTGACCAGCGTACCAAATACGTTTCAGAAACTTGCAAAGCAACGTTTGCGCTGGGACAAATCCATCATCCGCTTCCGGGTACGTAAACACCGGGACATTTTTTACCCCAACGAACAATTCCGGTTCAGTAATTTCTTCTCCTCACTGGAAAACATCGGCTACAATGTGGTCATGAACATCAAATGGTTTATCTATCTGATAGACATTGTGGTTAATTTCAGTGGCTTGATCAAGTTCATCCTGCCAATGAATATCTTACTCTATTCGGCCGCGAACTTTGTTCAGTTCTCGGCAATTATGCTGATCGTTCAAAAACCAAAGGAAAAAAGAAAGCTCATCCTGTACCTGCCGTTGATGGTGTTTTATACTGGATATTTTCTGCGTATTGTACGTACGATGGCACACTTTAAGGAGTTATTCTTCCTCGCTTCCTATAAAGATCCCTGGAATCCCTATAAGTCATCCCGGATGGCCAAGCAATTAGGTATTTGA
- a CDS encoding menaquinone biosynthesis protein, whose translation MKEPYRIVTVSYLNTQPFIEGLQRHFTPEEVIIELAHPAKCAQAASSGSADLVLVPVGALPELDFDHILSGWCIGSSGPVRTVAIYSDRPLDQCESVYLDYQSRTSVLLAQMIVQDYLQLPLQFTPAFPGFESTIGGKQAGLVIGDRTFQMDEKYSYKLDLGEQWTKWTGLPFAFAVWIALHPLDEEFEKKFEDAIAWGVQHVVEFAGSPVELEYFERYISYPFDDRKRKAMNLFLQNALHLSERPVV comes from the coding sequence ATGAAAGAACCCTACCGCATTGTTACGGTCTCCTATCTGAACACCCAACCTTTCATTGAAGGATTACAACGTCACTTTACACCTGAGGAGGTCATCATCGAGCTTGCTCATCCGGCCAAGTGTGCGCAGGCGGCAAGCAGCGGTTCGGCAGACCTGGTGCTGGTTCCCGTCGGTGCTTTGCCCGAACTGGATTTTGATCATATCCTGTCAGGATGGTGTATCGGATCAAGCGGACCAGTCAGAACGGTAGCAATTTACAGCGACCGTCCGTTGGATCAGTGTGAATCGGTTTATCTCGATTATCAGTCACGTACCTCGGTGTTATTGGCTCAGATGATCGTCCAGGACTATCTCCAGCTGCCTTTACAGTTTACCCCGGCATTCCCGGGTTTCGAATCCACCATTGGAGGCAAGCAGGCGGGATTGGTGATCGGAGACCGAACCTTCCAGATGGATGAAAAATACAGTTACAAGCTGGATCTAGGTGAGCAATGGACGAAGTGGACCGGTCTTCCTTTCGCATTTGCTGTTTGGATTGCTCTACATCCGCTGGATGAGGAGTTCGAAAAGAAATTTGAAGATGCTATAGCCTGGGGCGTTCAGCATGTCGTGGAGTTTGCCGGCAGTCCGGTTGAATTGGAGTACTTTGAGCGATACATATCCTATCCATTCGATGACCGGAAGCGGAAAGCGATGAACCTTTTCCTGCAGAATGCACTCCATCTATCCGAGCGGCCTGTGGTGTAG
- the lpdA gene encoding dihydrolipoyl dehydrogenase, with product MQFDIIIIGSGPGGYVAAIRAAQLGKKVAVVERESLGGICLNWGCIPTKALLKSAQVFEYMKHAADYGIEVKGAEPNFDGIIKRSRDVADGMSKGVQFLMKKNKITVITGTGKLLRGKQVEVTTPEGKKEVYSADHIIIATGARSKELPNIKIDGKKIIGYREALTLPSRPKSMVVMGAGAIGVEFAYFYHTLGTQVTVVEFLEQGLVPREDADISKELAKIFKKEGIDVRAGASVEKIDTSGNGCQVTVKDRKTGKEEVISCDIVLSAVGVTPNTENIGLEALGIKTDRGLIQVDPYYQTNVAGIYAIGDVIPGPALAHVASAEGILCVEKIAGLHVEPINYNNIPSCTYCSPEVASVGYTEEAAKAAGYTLKIGKFPFSASGKASAAGAKQGFVKVIYDAKYGEWLGAHLIGMNVTEMIAEVVVARKLETTGHEIIKSIHPHPTMSEAIMEATAAAYGEVIHI from the coding sequence ATGCAGTTTGATATCATCATCATCGGAAGTGGACCCGGAGGTTATGTAGCCGCCATCCGTGCTGCTCAACTCGGCAAAAAAGTAGCCGTAGTAGAGCGTGAATCTTTGGGAGGGATCTGCCTGAACTGGGGATGTATTCCCACCAAAGCATTGCTGAAAAGCGCCCAGGTGTTTGAATACATGAAGCATGCTGCAGATTACGGAATCGAAGTGAAAGGTGCAGAACCAAATTTTGATGGTATTATCAAACGCAGCCGGGATGTCGCCGACGGTATGTCCAAAGGTGTGCAGTTTCTTATGAAAAAAAATAAAATTACCGTGATTACCGGCACCGGTAAATTACTGCGAGGCAAGCAGGTGGAAGTAACCACGCCGGAAGGTAAAAAGGAAGTCTACTCCGCTGATCATATAATCATAGCGACCGGTGCACGCTCGAAAGAGTTGCCAAACATTAAAATTGACGGTAAAAAAATCATTGGCTACCGCGAAGCACTGACACTGCCTTCCCGCCCCAAGTCTATGGTCGTCATGGGAGCCGGGGCTATAGGTGTTGAGTTTGCCTATTTTTATCATACCCTGGGCACGCAGGTCACCGTGGTGGAATTTCTGGAACAAGGCCTGGTACCACGGGAAGATGCCGATATATCGAAAGAGCTCGCCAAGATCTTCAAGAAAGAAGGAATCGATGTGCGTGCCGGAGCCAGTGTTGAGAAAATCGATACTTCCGGCAATGGCTGCCAGGTCACCGTCAAGGACCGGAAAACCGGCAAAGAAGAGGTTATCAGTTGCGATATTGTCCTCTCTGCAGTAGGTGTCACTCCCAATACAGAGAACATCGGACTGGAGGCCCTGGGCATCAAAACCGACCGGGGATTGATCCAGGTTGATCCTTATTATCAGACCAATGTTGCGGGCATTTACGCGATCGGGGATGTCATTCCCGGCCCCGCGCTAGCGCACGTGGCCAGCGCTGAAGGCATTCTATGTGTAGAAAAAATCGCTGGACTGCACGTCGAACCGATTAACTACAACAATATACCTTCGTGTACGTACTGCAGCCCTGAAGTAGCCTCGGTAGGCTACACCGAAGAAGCTGCCAAAGCAGCCGGATATACACTCAAAATCGGCAAGTTCCCATTCTCTGCCTCCGGTAAAGCCAGTGCTGCCGGCGCCAAACAGGGCTTTGTTAAAGTGATCTACGATGCAAAGTACGGCGAGTGGCTGGGAGCACACCTTATCGGCATGAATGTAACGGAAATGATCGCTGAAGTGGTGGTCGCACGCAAACTGGAAACGACTGGCCATGAGATCATCAAGAGCATTCATCCGCATCCGACGATGAGTGAAGCCATCATGGAAGCCACGGCCGCTGCTTATGGAGAAGTCATCCACATCTGA
- a CDS encoding histidine phosphatase family protein, whose amino-acid sequence MAKDIYLIRHGETDYNRQGRVQGQGIDASINALGQLQAQAFFDTYMDVPFDLVVTSGLRRTHQTVEPFRKLDIPFYATKDINEISWGRYEGMAYGDEVSTAYQQMIREWGLGNYNYAIDGGESARALADRIERFLHWLTALEEETILICSHGRTLRCMLTLIHQRPLHEMEAYHHHNTGLYRFAWERGVYHTLLENDISHLEPILES is encoded by the coding sequence ATGGCTAAAGACATTTATCTGATCAGGCACGGAGAAACCGATTATAACCGGCAGGGAAGGGTGCAGGGACAAGGAATTGATGCTTCCATCAATGCCCTGGGGCAGTTGCAGGCGCAGGCATTCTTTGATACCTATATGGACGTTCCCTTTGACCTGGTAGTTACCTCCGGATTACGGCGAACCCATCAGACCGTTGAGCCTTTCCGGAAGCTGGACATTCCTTTTTACGCTACCAAAGATATCAATGAGATCAGTTGGGGACGATATGAAGGAATGGCTTACGGGGATGAAGTTTCGACTGCCTACCAGCAAATGATTCGTGAATGGGGTCTCGGAAACTATAACTACGCCATCGATGGTGGTGAAAGTGCCCGGGCGCTGGCTGACCGGATTGAGCGGTTTCTTCACTGGCTTACGGCGCTTGAGGAAGAGACCATCCTGATTTGTTCTCACGGACGTACATTGCGTTGCATGCTGACATTGATCCATCAGCGTCCTTTGCATGAGATGGAAGCATATCACCATCACAATACTGGTCTATACCGGTTTGCCTGGGAGCGTGGTGTTTATCATACCCTGCTTGAAAACGACATCAGTCACCTAGAGCCAATACTGGAATCATGA
- a CDS encoding threonylcarbamoyl-AMP synthase, protein MTIWEIHPVNPDQRKINQVVHAIESGQIGIFPTDSVYGLACLANNRQGIERICQIKQVKPEKELFSLLCRDIQQVAAFTRQIDNAIFRVLRRHVPGPYTFILNANTELPKIIKNRKGTIGVRVPDNAILQAILSQLSLPLITTSVKQNVEEEWDTYYIDPYDLRLDYENVVDFMIDGGPGNAEASTVLDCTGDDIQIVRQGIGVLDL, encoded by the coding sequence ATGACCATCTGGGAAATACATCCGGTAAATCCGGACCAACGCAAGATCAATCAAGTTGTGCATGCCATTGAATCCGGGCAGATTGGTATTTTTCCGACCGATTCGGTTTATGGATTGGCCTGCCTGGCCAATAACCGCCAGGGTATTGAGCGGATTTGCCAGATCAAACAAGTGAAACCGGAGAAGGAGTTGTTTTCACTGTTATGCCGGGATATCCAGCAGGTTGCTGCATTTACCCGTCAGATTGACAATGCGATCTTCCGTGTACTAAGGAGGCACGTACCCGGACCGTACACTTTTATCCTCAATGCCAATACGGAGCTACCCAAGATCATCAAAAACAGGAAGGGAACCATAGGGGTTCGGGTTCCTGATAATGCCATTCTACAGGCTATTCTCAGTCAATTGTCATTACCTCTGATAACGACCAGTGTAAAACAGAATGTGGAAGAAGAGTGGGACACCTATTACATAGATCCTTATGATTTGCGTCTGGATTATGAAAACGTTGTGGATTTTATGATTGATGGTGGCCCGGGAAATGCAGAAGCTTCCACCGTACTAGACTGCACCGGGGATGACATTCAGATCGTACGTCAGGGAATTGGCGTACTGGATCTGTAG